A single region of the Sphaeramia orbicularis chromosome 6, fSphaOr1.1, whole genome shotgun sequence genome encodes:
- the rfx4 gene encoding LOW QUALITY PROTEIN: transcription factor RFX4 (The sequence of the model RefSeq protein was modified relative to this genomic sequence to represent the inferred CDS: inserted 5 bases in 4 codons; deleted 4 bases in 4 codons; substituted 1 base at 1 genomic stop codon) yields the protein MHCGLLEEPDMDSTESWIERCLNESESKRYSSHTSLGNMSNDEHEEKENNRASKPHSTPATLEWLEENYEIAEGVCIPRSALYMHYLDFSEKHDTQPVNAASFGKIIRQQFPALTTRRLGTRGQSKYHYYGIAVKETSQYYDVMYSXKGAAWVNETGKKEVTKQTVAYSPRSKLGTLLPEFPNVKDLNLPASLPEERVSTFIMMYRTHCQRILDTVIRANFDEVQSFLLHFWQGMPPHMLPVLGSPTVVNIVGVCDSILYKAISGVLMPTVLQALPDSLTQVIRKFAKQLDEWLKIALHDLPENLRNIKFELSRRFSQILKRQTSLNHLCQASRTVINSADITFQMLEDWRNVDXNSITKQTLYTMEDSQRSXQAAIIHLYQEFDRXLEEQSPIEAYIEWLDSMVDRCVVKVRHGRGPGSLKKVAQQFLLMWSCFGTRVIRDMTLHSAPALGVVHLIHLMFDDYVLYLMESLHCQERANDLMRAMKGEGSTAEREENLRXQRPLPASPSPGSYSPARSVHSVGVSSASSPTAAVSPEYTGVTALVQSYTLVPYITVTTAGGSTPEGGQQLSCMRSSAPVPPPSSAHRMPVYTHEREHGYTGSYNYGSYANQHPHSIQSQYPSLGHEPASPAPLHYSAYHRSSAQYQLNGQMSRMEPCLMGSTPRLHPAPVAPRWPDVTPANSCYTSPPMHSSRYATSGDMYSPLGPRRNSEYEHSQHFPGFAYINGEATTGWAK from the exons ATGCACTGCGGGCTGCTGGAGGAGCCTGATATGGATTCCACAG AGAGCTGGATTGAAAGATGCCTCAATGAGAGCGAGAGCAAACGATACTCCAGTCACACATCTCTGGGAAACATGTCCAACGATGAAC atgaagaaaaagaaaataacagaGCTTCTAAACCACATTCAACACCAGCTACTCTGGAATG GCTAGAAGAGAACTATGAGATAGCTGAAGGCGTCTGTATTCCCCGAAGTGCCCTGTACATGCATTACCTAGACTTCAGTGAAAAGCACGACACACAGCCTGTGAATGCAGCCAGCTTCGGAAAG ATCATAAGACAGCAGTTTCCAGCACTAACTACCAGACGACTGGGGACAAGAGGGCAGTCCAA gtACCACTACTACGGCATTGCTGTGAAGGAGACATCTCAGTATTATGACGTGATGTACT AAAAGGGAGCGGCGTGGGTGAACGAGACAGGGAAGAAAGAGGTCACGAAGCAGACAGTGGCGTATTCACCGCGCTCCAAACTGGGGACGCTCCTGCCAGAGTTTCCAAATGTCAAAGACCTAAATTTGCCCGCCAGCCTGCCAGAAGAGAGG GTGTCAACCTTCATCATGATGTACAGAACGCACTGTCAGAGGATACTGGACACAGTCATTCGAGCCAACTTTGATGAG GTCCAAAGCTTCCTGCTGCACTTCTGGCAGGGCATGCCCCCCCACATGCTGCCTGTCCTCGGCTCCCCCACGGTGGTCAACATTGTCGGTGTGTGTGACTCCATCCTGTACAAGGCCATCTCTGGTGTTCTGATGCCCACCGTTCTACAAGCACTGCCTGACAG TTTGACTCAGGTTATTCGGAAATTTGCCAAACAGCTTGATGAGTGGCTTAAAATAGCACTTCACGACCTTCCTGAAAACCTGAGGAACATCAAATTTGaat tatcCAGGAGATTTTCTCAGATTTTAAAGCGGCAAACATCATTAAATCATCTAT GCCAGGCGTCGCGAACTGTGATAAACAGTGCTGACATCACCTTTCAAATGCTGGAGGACTGGAGGAATGTGG TGAACAGCATCACCAAGCAGACACTTTACACCATGGAGGACTCACAGAGGAG ACAGGCAGCTATTATCCACT TGTATCAGGAATTTGACC TGTTAGAGGAGCAGTCTCCGATCGAGGCGTACATCGAGTGGCTGGATTCGATGGTGGACCGCTGTGTCGTCAAGGTCAGACAT GGAAGAGGGCCCGGGTCCCTGAAGAAGGTGGCCCAACAGTTCCTGCTGATGTGGTCGTGTTTTGGTACCAGAGTCATCCGGGATATGACCCTCCACAGCGCGCCAGCTTTG GG GGTCGTCCACCTGATCCACCTCATGTTTGACGACTACGTGCTT TACCTGATGGAGTCTCTGCACTGCCAGGAGAGAGCCAAC GACCTCATGAGGGCCATGAAGGGTGAGGGCAGCACAG CAGAGAGAGAGGAGAATTTACGCTGACAGAGACCACTCCCAGCCTCTCCATCTCCAGGATCCTACTCCCCGGCCCGCTCAGTCCACTCTGTGGGCGTTTCCTCAGCGAGCTCCCCCACAGCCGCCGTGTCTCCAGAGTACACCGGAGTCACC GCGCTTGTTCAGTCATATACACTGGTCCCTTACATAACAGTGACAACAGCCGGCGGTTCCACTCCAGAGGGCGGACAGCAGCTGTCCTGTATGAGGAGCAGCGCCCCAGTCCCCCCGCCATCCTCTGCCCACCGCATGCCCGTC TACACTCACGAGAGGGAGCATGG gTATACTGGTAGTTACAACTATGGCAGCTACGCCAACCAGCACCCTCATTCTATCCAGAGCCAGTACCCGAGTCTGGGTCATGAGCCCGCATCCCCA GCTCCGCTCCACTACTCAGCCTACCACCGCTCTTCTGCACAG TACCAGCTCAATGGCCAGATGTCTCGAATGGAGCCCTGCTTGATGGGTAGTACTCCTCGGTTGCACCCTGCGCCTGTCGCCCCCCGGTGGCCAGATGTGACCCCAGCTAACAGCTGTTACACCAGCCCACCTATGCATTCATCGCGCTATGCCACCTCCGGGGACATGTACTCTCCTCTGGGCCCACGCAGGAACTCAGAGTATGAACACTCGCAACATTTCCCTGGCTTTGCCTACATTAATGGAGAAGCCACCACAGGCTGGGCGAAATAG